The nucleotide sequence ATAGGTGAAGGAGATAAAGATAACGCAGATCACGGCCACCATGCGGGCGGTCTGACAGTAGTAGCGCTCACCAATAAAGTCCGGCACTGTGAATTTGCCAAACTTGCGCAGGTAAGGGGCAAGGCACATCGCCAGCAGTACATAACCGCCGGTCCAGCCCATCAGGTAAACCGCACCGTCACGCCCGATAAAAGAGATGATACCGGCCATGGAAATAAACGATGCAGCCGACATCCAGTCGGCTCCGGTCGCCATTCCGTTCGCAACGGGGTTAACGCCTTTTCCGGCCACGTAATATTCTTTAGTGGACCCGGCTTTGGACCAGATGGCAATGCCTATATACAGGGCGAACGTTGCCCCAATGAAGAGGTAGGTCAGCATAGCTGTACTCATGATTCTTTTTCCTCTTCATAAACATTGTATTTGTGATCAAGCACATTCATGCGCCAGATGTAAAAAAAGATAATAGCAACGAATGAGAATATGGAACCCTGCTGGGCGAACCAGAATCCGAGTGGGAAGCCGGAGAAGGTGATTTTGTCGAGTTGATCGACAAACAGGATGCCGCAACCGAATGAGACGACAAACCAGATCACCAGCAGGCTGAGTAACAGCCTTATGTTTTCTTTCCAGTAGGCGTGAGCCGCTTGTTTATCTTGCATAGGGCGCTCTCTTTATTTCTTTCTTTCTTATTATTATGGAGACGGTGTTCACACTAACAGGATGTAAGCATTCCGGCTTTAAGACTTTAGGCTAATTTGTTTTGCTGTCCTACTGTATTGAGAGTGTATTGAGAGCGCCTGTTTTCGGTCAGACTAGGCAACTCTCAGGATTTTGTGCATTATCTGCCACGAGTCTTGGCGTTCAGGGTAATTAGAAAAAGGATTTTCCCCGGCTTATAAGTGAGAGATAACAATATGCTAAAAGCTTGCGATGCGTTTATTCCCGATATTCTTGAATCAGGCTCCGCCCGGTTGCGGCGCCAGATTTCTCCCCACTACTGTATTGATGAGTCGGCCTGGCTGGCGGAGTTGCTGGCAGAGGTCAGGCCAGCCCCGCAGGAACTCAGGGTTGTCTCGCAGCGAGCCACGGGGCTGGTTGAGAAAGTCCGTGAGCGCAATGACGCTATTCACATGATTGATGCTCTGCTGTTGCAGTACAGCCTTGACACCAGAGAAGGCATTTTGCTGATGTGTCTGGCTGAGGCATTAATGCGAATACCTGATGCTGAAACGGCTGATGCGCTGATCAAAGATAAATTAAGCGTTGCTGACTGGAACAGCCACCTTAGCCAGAGTGAATCGTTACTGGTAAATGCCTCCACCTGGGGGCTGATGCTGACCGGCAAGGTGGTCACCCTTGATCGCAACGAAGATGGTTCCTCATCCGGTGTGATCAATCGTCTGGTGAATAAAATGGGTGAGCCCGTGATTCGGCAGGCCGTTCACCAAGCTATGAAGATTATGGGCAAACATTTTGTTCTGGGACGCACCATTACAGAAGCCCTGAAAAATGGTCACAAAGCCATGGAGCAGGGCTATGCCTATTCGTTCGATATGCTCGGTGAAGCGGCGCTCACCGAAGAGGATGCCGCACGATATCATGGGGAATACCTGTCTGCGATCAGGACTGTGGGAAAGCTTTCTCAAAAGGCAACGTCCCCACGCCCCTCCATTTCCATCAAACTGTCTGCATTGCACCCTCGCTACGAAGTGTCCCAGAAAAACAGGGTCATGACCGAGTTGTTTAACAGTGTACTGGTTTTGATTCAGGAGGCCCGACAACTGAATGTAGGCATCACGATTGATGCGGAGGAGCAGGACCGGCTGGAGCTTTCCCTTGAGCTGTTTGAAAAGCTGTATACCCACCCGGACTGTGTCGGCTGGGGAGGCTTTGGGCTGGTGGTTCAGGCTTATGGCAAACGGGCATTGCCGGTGCTGGTCTGGCTGGCGGGGCTGGCCAGAGAGCAGGGAGATAGAATTCCGCTCAGGCTGGTAAAAGGGGCTTACTGGGACAGCGAAATCAAGCTGTCCCAGCAACAGGGGCTGGATGGTTATCCGGTTTATACCCGTAAAGAAGCGACTGATGTTGCTTACCTGGCCTGCGCCCGCTTTCTATTGCAGGATTTCGTACAGCCTCTGTTATTTCCACAGTTTGCGAGTCATAACGCTCACACCGTTGCTGCCATTCTCTGTATGGCAGGAAGCCAGAAGACTTATGAATTTCAACGGCTTCATGGGATGGGGGACGCTCTTTACAACACGGTTATGCAACAGGAGCAGTCAGAGGTCCGAATCTACGCACCCGTTGGCAGTCACAAAGACCTTCTGCCCTATCTGGTCAGACGTTTGCTGGAAAACGGGGCGAACTCATCCTTTGTTCATCGTCTGGTGGATGCGAAAACACCAGTGGCAGACCTTGTTCAACATCCAGCCGAACGGTTGCAGCAGTATTCAGTACTGGCCAATGACCGCATCCCCCTGCCAGAAGCGATTTTTGGCAGTGAGCGGGTAAACTCCAGCGGCATTAATATTGATATTGAAAATGAGTGGACATCTTTCCGTGACGGTGTGCAGAAACATATGACCCGGCAGTGGAAAAAAGGCCCCATCATTGGTGGTCAGCCACAGGAAACAGCGGCAGTCACGAAAGTATTGAGCCCATACCAACGGCAGGAAACCGTTGGCACCATTCACTGGGCAGGTAATGCCGACGTTGAAATGGCTATGGATAAAGCAACCCATGCCTTTAACCGCTGGAACCAGACTGGTGTTAATGAGCGTTCTGCCTGTCTGGAACGACTCGCAGACTTGCTGGAAATACACCGGAACGAGCTGGTGGCGCTTTGTCATCGGGAAGCCGGTAAAACCCTTCATGATGCGATTGATGAAATTCGTGAGGCGGTTGACTTCTGTCGTTATTATGCGGTTCAGGCTCGGGAAAAATTCGGTGCGCCCATGGTGATGACCGGACCAACCGGAGAGTCTAATGAGCTGTACCTGTCGGGTCGCGGCGTTTTCGTCTGTATCAGCCCGTGGAACTTTCCCCTGGCTATTTTTCTGGGTCAGGTAACGGCTGCGCTGGCAGCGGGTAATACGGTGATCGCCAAGCCTGCTGAACAGACCGGGTTGATTGCGGCGAGGGCGACAGAGTTGATACTGGAAGCCGGGGTGCCAGGTGATGTTATTCATCTGCTGCCGGGTGACGGGGCAACGGTGGGTAGCCATTTAGTTGCTGATCCACGAGTCGCCGGGGTTGCCTTTACAGGGTCTACTGAAACAGCCCGGCTGATCAATCAGACTCTGGCAAACCGGCAGGGAGCCATTGTGCCATTGATTGCGGAAACCGGCGGCATGAATACCATGCTAGTGGATTCTACGGCATTGCCTGAGCAGGTGGTGCAGGATGTTATTCATTCTGCCTTTGGCAGTGCCGGGCAGCGCTGTTCTGCTTTACGGGTTTTGTATCTTCAGGATGACGTTGCAGAACGGATTATTCAACTTCTGAAAGGTGCTATGAAGGAGTTGCTGGTGGGTGACCCGGCACTCCATGAAACCGATATTGGCCCTGTTATTGATGCAGAAGCCCTGACAGGCCTTGAACGTCATGTTGCGAAAATGAAACAGGAAGCCAGACTGATTGCTGAAACGCCGCTGCCAGACGATTGTGATGATGGTTACTTTATTGCGCCTGTCGCTTTTGAAATTAATAGTATTTCACAGCTGGAACGGGAGCAGTTTGGCCCGATACTGCATGTGATTCGCTACAAGGCTTCAGAACTGGATCATATTCTGGATGATATTAACGACACTGGTTATGGATTAACCCTCGGTGTACATACCCGCAATGAGGCTTCTGCCTGTTATATTGAGGAGCGTCTGAAGGTGGGGAATGCTTACATTAACCGTAACCAGATAGGTGCCATGGTCGGGGTTCAGCCTTTTGGTGGGCAGGGACTGTCAGGTACAGGGCCTAAAGCCGGTGGGCCGCATTATCTTTACCGGTTTGCAACAGAGCGAACCCGCACTGTTAATACGACGGCTGTCGGTGGTAACGCAACGTTATTGTCGCTGGGTGACAGCCATTAACAGCAGTATCCAGTCAGGCTTCACAGTCGTGTCGAAGCCTGGCTGAATGATGAAAAACAGAGA is from Endozoicomonas gorgoniicola and encodes:
- a CDS encoding DUF4212 domain-containing protein translates to MQDKQAAHAYWKENIRLLLSLLVIWFVVSFGCGILFVDQLDKITFSGFPLGFWFAQQGSIFSFVAIIFFYIWRMNVLDHKYNVYEEEKES
- the putA gene encoding bifunctional proline dehydrogenase/L-glutamate gamma-semialdehyde dehydrogenase PutA: MLKACDAFIPDILESGSARLRRQISPHYCIDESAWLAELLAEVRPAPQELRVVSQRATGLVEKVRERNDAIHMIDALLLQYSLDTREGILLMCLAEALMRIPDAETADALIKDKLSVADWNSHLSQSESLLVNASTWGLMLTGKVVTLDRNEDGSSSGVINRLVNKMGEPVIRQAVHQAMKIMGKHFVLGRTITEALKNGHKAMEQGYAYSFDMLGEAALTEEDAARYHGEYLSAIRTVGKLSQKATSPRPSISIKLSALHPRYEVSQKNRVMTELFNSVLVLIQEARQLNVGITIDAEEQDRLELSLELFEKLYTHPDCVGWGGFGLVVQAYGKRALPVLVWLAGLAREQGDRIPLRLVKGAYWDSEIKLSQQQGLDGYPVYTRKEATDVAYLACARFLLQDFVQPLLFPQFASHNAHTVAAILCMAGSQKTYEFQRLHGMGDALYNTVMQQEQSEVRIYAPVGSHKDLLPYLVRRLLENGANSSFVHRLVDAKTPVADLVQHPAERLQQYSVLANDRIPLPEAIFGSERVNSSGINIDIENEWTSFRDGVQKHMTRQWKKGPIIGGQPQETAAVTKVLSPYQRQETVGTIHWAGNADVEMAMDKATHAFNRWNQTGVNERSACLERLADLLEIHRNELVALCHREAGKTLHDAIDEIREAVDFCRYYAVQAREKFGAPMVMTGPTGESNELYLSGRGVFVCISPWNFPLAIFLGQVTAALAAGNTVIAKPAEQTGLIAARATELILEAGVPGDVIHLLPGDGATVGSHLVADPRVAGVAFTGSTETARLINQTLANRQGAIVPLIAETGGMNTMLVDSTALPEQVVQDVIHSAFGSAGQRCSALRVLYLQDDVAERIIQLLKGAMKELLVGDPALHETDIGPVIDAEALTGLERHVAKMKQEARLIAETPLPDDCDDGYFIAPVAFEINSISQLEREQFGPILHVIRYKASELDHILDDINDTGYGLTLGVHTRNEASACYIEERLKVGNAYINRNQIGAMVGVQPFGGQGLSGTGPKAGGPHYLYRFATERTRTVNTTAVGGNATLLSLGDSH